One Lottiidibacillus patelloidae genomic region harbors:
- a CDS encoding MFS transporter, whose product MNSRWTLFQNKSFVMYWLGYLFSALGDAVFFLVFSWFIVELTGSGLIMGSFLLTMGVPRIVFMLYGGVIVDRLNPRTVMFYSDIFRGIIMLVMFAFIFTSYTPLLLLYILAFSFGLVDSFYWPAVTAIRQRIVHKHDYAQSNSLLGATWHISAIGGPIVGAFLLITGYSLAMLILAVFYFFSAATLFFVKLLPSKQAVSVDSGERKVLKDIKEGFQFVITSPLLLTIIIAALFANASFSTLQVGLPFLAEYYEVGSAGLSTMTSALGVGGVLASLVLSFIIIIKNPTPKMGMMAFLFQGIFIFLIYFTTNHLQVALLVASVGITTAVLNVVGNSVYQSIIPEHVMGRVSSIMIIVAQGVTPIAQGIGGWAIDHFGPHVIFAAGGSIEIIVASIAIFIPAVYHYKINAESV is encoded by the coding sequence GTGAATTCACGATGGACATTATTTCAAAATAAAAGCTTTGTTATGTATTGGCTAGGCTATTTATTTTCGGCTTTAGGAGATGCAGTTTTCTTCTTAGTATTTTCTTGGTTTATCGTTGAATTAACGGGTTCTGGATTAATAATGGGCTCATTCTTATTAACAATGGGAGTGCCAAGAATTGTATTTATGCTCTATGGTGGTGTTATTGTAGATAGATTAAATCCACGGACTGTGATGTTTTACTCTGATATTTTCCGGGGCATTATTATGCTTGTTATGTTTGCTTTTATTTTTACCAGTTATACACCCTTACTACTTTTATATATATTAGCGTTCTCATTCGGGTTGGTCGATTCATTTTATTGGCCAGCAGTAACGGCAATCCGTCAACGTATCGTACATAAGCATGATTATGCACAGTCTAATAGTTTACTAGGAGCTACGTGGCACATTTCAGCTATTGGTGGCCCTATTGTCGGAGCTTTCTTACTTATAACAGGATATTCTCTTGCAATGCTCATCTTGGCAGTTTTTTATTTTTTTTCGGCAGCGACACTATTTTTTGTGAAATTGCTACCTAGCAAACAAGCAGTAAGCGTAGATAGTGGAGAACGAAAAGTATTAAAAGATATAAAAGAAGGTTTTCAATTTGTTATCACTTCACCTTTATTGTTAACAATCATTATAGCCGCTCTTTTCGCTAACGCTTCATTCAGTACATTGCAAGTTGGGTTACCATTTCTGGCTGAATATTATGAGGTAGGTTCAGCAGGATTAAGTACGATGACATCTGCCTTAGGTGTAGGAGGAGTATTAGCATCATTAGTATTATCTTTTATCATCATTATAAAAAATCCTACACCGAAAATGGGAATGATGGCATTTCTTTTTCAAGGAATATTTATATTTCTAATTTATTTTACGACAAATCATTTACAAGTTGCATTACTAGTTGCATCTGTAGGTATAACAACTGCAGTTTTAAATGTTGTAGGGAATAGTGTTTATCAATCAATTATTCCAGAACATGTAATGGGGAGAGTATCTAGTATTATGATTATAGTTGCTCAAGGAGTTACCCCTATTGCACAAGGAATTGGTGGTTGGGCAATTGACCATTTTGGTCCTCACGTCATTTTTGCAGCAGGTGGCTCAATAGAAATTATTGTTGCAAGTATAGCGATATTTATACCAGCTGTTTATCATTATAAAATAAATGCAGAAAGTGTTTAA
- a CDS encoding alpha/beta fold hydrolase, with product MGKWIKKNVKTSRGNFEIFIKGEGEPVCVTHLYSSFNESGDYFADTFTESNKVILVNLREAGNSEKEHEPYQLSMLEALFDLEAIRETLGYKMWSFAGHSTGGMLGVLYGIYFSNSLHKLIIVGAAARDYTESENCIYNEKHESFAYMQQLLEGLKSKDISETERINLTENRTKLSLKKPKKFNDYFSKAINKKMCAERLNFFNRELVIFDVTKKLQHIICPTLIICGRFDVQCPVEYSIEMNKSIPKSSLVVLEYSNHYPFLEEEKHFKNSVESFLLNP from the coding sequence ATGGGAAAATGGATAAAGAAGAATGTAAAAACATCACGGGGTAACTTTGAAATTTTTATTAAAGGTGAAGGAGAGCCAGTATGTGTCACACACCTTTATTCCAGTTTTAACGAATCTGGAGACTATTTTGCTGATACATTTACAGAGTCTAATAAAGTAATTTTAGTAAACTTACGCGAAGCAGGAAACTCAGAAAAAGAGCACGAACCATACCAATTGAGTATGTTGGAGGCTTTGTTTGATTTAGAAGCAATCCGTGAAACTCTTGGTTATAAAATGTGGTCATTTGCTGGTCATTCAACTGGTGGAATGCTAGGCGTATTATACGGGATATATTTTTCGAATTCATTACATAAATTAATAATTGTAGGTGCAGCAGCACGTGACTATACCGAATCCGAAAATTGTATTTATAATGAAAAGCACGAAAGCTTTGCTTATATGCAACAACTTTTGGAAGGTTTAAAGAGTAAGGATATAAGTGAAACAGAACGAATAAATTTAACAGAGAACAGAACAAAGCTTTCATTAAAGAAACCAAAAAAATTCAATGACTACTTTTCTAAGGCGATAAATAAGAAAATGTGTGCAGAAAGATTAAATTTTTTTAATAGAGAATTAGTAATTTTTGATGTGACGAAAAAACTACAGCATATAATATGTCCTACGTTAATTATATGCGGACGCTTTGATGTACAATGCCCGGTGGAATACTCCATAGAGATGAATAAGTCCATTCCAAAATCAAGTCTAGTAGTCTTAGAGTACAGTAATCATTATCCTTTCTTGGAAGAGGAAAAGCACTTTAAAAATTCAGTAGAAAGCTTCTTGCTTAATCCATAA
- a CDS encoding DUF2642 domain-containing protein, with the protein MKNLTFLDNLINKRVIVHQSGPASKRGILRAVQSDYFVLETKDGLFFYQMKHIGSIHELALEQGEVGEYEGTLPTEKTFYSLIKSYINFHLKLSRTDSSSYSGLVLDVNKDFALLATREEGKIYININLVNSATEIINQQLLKEEEDLMESPSGVTFIDDLTVEVKEQPKEVTHNTCNNMKELCESLVFTTVEILNSLNERVEGVLVGVDDSSISIVKNNEVSRIIMNHIYTIKKIKQKETESKIEECNQLPTLEAEKLENNNKPAW; encoded by the coding sequence ATGAAAAATTTAACTTTTTTAGATAATTTAATTAACAAAAGAGTAATAGTTCATCAATCAGGGCCAGCGTCAAAGCGAGGAATTTTAAGGGCGGTTCAGTCAGACTACTTTGTTTTGGAGACTAAAGATGGTTTATTTTTTTATCAAATGAAACATATTGGAAGCATTCATGAGTTAGCACTAGAACAAGGAGAAGTTGGTGAATATGAAGGGACATTACCAACTGAAAAGACGTTTTACTCACTAATCAAATCGTATATTAATTTCCACTTAAAGCTAAGCCGTACAGATAGTTCATCTTATTCAGGGCTTGTACTGGATGTTAATAAAGATTTTGCACTGTTAGCAACGAGAGAAGAAGGAAAAATATATATAAATATAAATTTAGTAAATAGTGCCACTGAAATTATTAATCAACAATTATTAAAAGAAGAAGAAGATTTAATGGAGTCACCATCTGGTGTGACATTTATAGATGATTTAACTGTTGAAGTTAAAGAGCAACCAAAAGAAGTCACACATAACACTTGTAATAACATGAAAGAGTTATGCGAATCACTTGTTTTTACAACAGTAGAAATTTTGAATAGCTTGAATGAGAGAGTGGAAGGTGTGTTAGTAGGTGTTGATGATAGTAGCATTTCAATAGTGAAAAATAATGAAGTTTCTCGCATCATTATGAATCACATATATACAATTAAAAAAATAAAGCAAAAAGAGACTGAATCAAAGATAGAAGAATGTAACCAACTTCCAACTCTTGAAGCAGAAAAACTTGAAAATAATAATAAACCGGCTTGGTAA
- a CDS encoding GNAT family N-acetyltransferase produces the protein MIIRAMDKRDISQVQHVAEVAWNDTYKGILPQDFIDKFVAKAYSSANLEKRLEETIFLVSDNNGHIEGFISVTNEENAELAAIYLLPDYQGKGIGTQLLQEAINKLPKLVSMIVYVEKENGKGLNFYIAKGFQIEEEFNEELLGHKVSTVKLKKTIKK, from the coding sequence ATGATTATTAGAGCAATGGATAAAAGAGATATCTCGCAAGTACAACATGTTGCAGAAGTAGCTTGGAATGATACATATAAAGGTATTTTACCTCAAGACTTTATCGATAAATTTGTTGCGAAAGCATATTCAAGTGCTAATTTAGAGAAGCGACTGGAAGAAACTATTTTTTTAGTTTCAGATAATAATGGGCATATAGAAGGTTTTATTAGTGTAACAAATGAAGAAAATGCTGAGTTAGCTGCCATTTATTTATTACCTGATTATCAAGGGAAAGGTATTGGAACGCAGTTATTACAAGAAGCAATAAATAAATTACCAAAATTAGTGTCTATGATCGTTTATGTTGAAAAAGAAAATGGAAAAGGCTTGAATTTTTATATAGCTAAAGGATTTCAAATAGAAGAAGAATTTAATGAAGAGTTATTAGGTCATAAAGTTTCCACAGTAAAATTAAAAAAGACTATTAAAAAGTAG
- a CDS encoding MFS transporter, whose translation MEQQQSLFKNKSYMFLLSSQIVSNFGTWLNILAVSTLVAIEWNASPIEVSFVLLALALPMVFFGPIAGVFADRIERRKMMILADILSGTVVIGLVFASFTWQVYIILFLQGLFSTLFTPAKNGKLKEIVSEEHMQQAMAISSMVNSISKIAGPALGGVLVATISVQGVFYIDAASYFISALLLLGVPKTVHLVKEKEENETKENFVAQLKGGLSFIKSKSILLIGLVSSFLVFFVLQIGDTQFGVLIRQLPEMETEVLGLIMSGAGAGMFISSMLLSKISIKKLEQSLGLGAAILGLSFIGEAVMVIYFSISSVLILAPIFAFAAGSSFAFVLIPFQTAAQKETPVNYSGRVFGTINSIFTLATIGGTISGGILVTLIGINKVFVMSGGTLFAVGLSIALYAMLKNVVHVKVENEKQKINEV comes from the coding sequence TTGGAACAGCAACAGTCATTGTTCAAAAATAAATCATATATGTTTTTATTGTCTAGTCAAATTGTATCTAACTTTGGTACGTGGTTAAATATTTTAGCGGTTTCTACATTAGTAGCTATTGAATGGAATGCTAGTCCTATCGAAGTTTCTTTTGTTTTACTTGCTTTAGCTTTACCAATGGTCTTCTTTGGGCCGATAGCAGGAGTATTTGCTGATCGTATTGAACGAAGAAAAATGATGATTTTAGCAGACATATTAAGTGGAACAGTTGTCATTGGGCTAGTTTTTGCATCGTTTACATGGCAAGTATACATTATATTGTTTTTACAAGGCCTATTTTCAACACTATTTACGCCAGCCAAAAACGGAAAATTAAAAGAAATTGTTTCTGAAGAGCATATGCAGCAAGCGATGGCTATAAGTAGTATGGTAAATAGTATTTCTAAAATTGCAGGTCCAGCGTTAGGTGGAGTGTTAGTAGCAACAATTAGCGTGCAAGGTGTTTTTTACATTGATGCCGCTTCATATTTTATATCCGCACTCTTATTACTAGGTGTCCCGAAAACAGTTCATCTAGTTAAGGAAAAGGAAGAAAATGAAACAAAAGAAAACTTTGTTGCGCAACTAAAAGGTGGATTATCTTTTATTAAATCAAAAAGTATTTTACTCATTGGGTTAGTTTCATCATTTCTAGTATTTTTTGTATTACAAATTGGTGATACACAGTTTGGAGTGTTGATACGTCAATTACCGGAAATGGAAACAGAAGTATTAGGGTTAATTATGTCCGGTGCAGGTGCTGGAATGTTCATAAGTTCAATGTTATTAAGTAAGATTAGTATTAAAAAATTAGAGCAGTCTTTAGGGCTCGGTGCTGCAATTCTCGGGCTCAGTTTTATAGGTGAAGCAGTTATGGTTATTTATTTCTCAATTTCATCTGTTCTAATTTTGGCACCAATCTTTGCATTTGCTGCAGGTAGTTCATTTGCGTTTGTTTTAATACCATTCCAAACAGCCGCGCAGAAAGAAACACCTGTCAATTATAGTGGGAGAGTATTTGGTACGATCAATAGCATCTTTACCCTTGCAACAATCGGTGGAACAATTTCAGGCGGTATACTAGTTACATTAATTGGGATAAATAAAGTTTTTGTGATGAGCGGTGGAACTTTATTTGCAGTAGGTTTATCTATAGCTCTCTATGCTATGCTGAAAAATGTTGTTCATGTTAAGGTAGAAAATGAAAAGCAAAAAATAAATGAAGTATAG
- a CDS encoding ABC transporter permease has product MTRYVLGRIGFMVVTLFIIATLTFFLMQTLPGSPFNNEDKLSDTQKERLYAKYGLDQPVPVQYVKYLGAMLKGDFGESYQSDGRPVTRMITERIGPSAYIGGQAMLFGTFLGLILGIMSALRHNTFADYGVMIFAVVGTSIPSFVFAAMLQLYFGVYLEILPVALWNSDASIFQWEYLKYTILPSLALAVGVIAGIARFMRTEMLEVLGQDYIVTAHAKGLSKGTVIVKHSIRNALIPIITIAGPTTLAIMTGSLVIEKIFAVPGLGRLFVDSIVTNDYTVIMGLTMFYSALFILVILIVDLLYGVIDPRIRIAGGKN; this is encoded by the coding sequence ATGACAAGGTATGTATTGGGTCGAATTGGATTTATGGTAGTAACACTTTTTATTATTGCAACACTAACTTTTTTCTTAATGCAGACGTTACCAGGCTCACCATTTAATAATGAGGACAAATTATCAGACACACAAAAAGAAAGGCTGTATGCAAAGTATGGCTTAGATCAACCTGTTCCAGTTCAATATGTGAAGTATTTAGGGGCAATGCTTAAAGGAGATTTTGGTGAATCGTACCAAAGTGATGGCAGGCCAGTTACTCGTATGATCACTGAACGAATTGGTCCATCTGCATATATTGGTGGTCAAGCAATGTTATTTGGTACTTTTTTGGGGCTAATATTAGGTATCATGTCCGCCTTAAGGCATAACACTTTTGCCGATTATGGAGTAATGATATTTGCCGTTGTTGGTACGTCGATTCCATCTTTCGTATTCGCCGCCATGCTGCAATTATATTTCGGTGTCTATTTAGAAATTTTACCTGTTGCTTTATGGAACAGTGATGCAAGTATTTTTCAATGGGAGTATTTAAAGTATACAATTTTACCGTCATTGGCACTGGCAGTAGGTGTTATCGCAGGGATTGCTAGATTCATGCGAACGGAGATGTTAGAAGTGCTAGGGCAAGATTATATTGTTACTGCACATGCAAAGGGGTTATCAAAAGGAACTGTAATAGTGAAACATTCTATTCGTAATGCACTGATTCCTATTATTACAATTGCGGGACCAACGACGTTAGCAATTATGACCGGATCATTAGTTATTGAGAAAATCTTTGCTGTTCCTGGATTAGGTCGATTGTTCGTCGATTCGATTGTAACAAACGATTACACAGTAATCATGGGATTAACAATGTTCTATAGTGCACTCTTTATTTTAGTAATTTTAATCGTTGATTTGTTATACGGTGTAATTGATCCTAGAATCCGCATAGCTGGGGGGAAAAACTAG
- a CDS encoding ABC transporter ATP-binding protein: MTTNREKLVEIKNLKQHFKVGRNVVKAVDGLTFDIYRGETIGLVGESGCGKSTTGRTVIRLYDATEGQVLFEGEDVHGKKSVKELKKFNRKMQMIFQDPYASLNPRMTVADIIAEGIDIHDLAKNDQERMEKVYELLETVGLNREHANRFPHEFSGGQRQRIGIARALAVEPEFIIADEPISALDVSIQAQVVNLMKKLQREKGLTYLFIAHDLSMVKYISDRIGVMYAGKLVELADSEELYRNPMHPYTKALLSAIPLPDPDTERTRKRMVFDQSQLDDSEEPEFREVTPDHWISCTTKEFEKLVQL, translated from the coding sequence TTGACAACTAACAGAGAAAAATTAGTTGAAATAAAAAACTTAAAACAACACTTTAAAGTAGGACGTAACGTCGTTAAAGCTGTTGATGGTTTAACATTTGATATTTACCGTGGAGAAACAATCGGACTTGTAGGTGAGTCTGGTTGTGGTAAATCAACAACTGGTCGTACAGTTATTCGTCTTTACGATGCAACAGAAGGTCAAGTTCTGTTCGAAGGTGAAGATGTACACGGGAAGAAATCTGTGAAAGAACTAAAAAAGTTCAACCGTAAAATGCAAATGATCTTCCAAGACCCATACGCATCATTAAATCCGCGTATGACGGTTGCTGATATCATTGCTGAAGGTATTGATATTCACGATTTAGCGAAAAACGATCAAGAGCGTATGGAAAAAGTTTATGAACTACTAGAAACAGTTGGATTAAACCGTGAACATGCGAACCGTTTCCCACATGAGTTCTCAGGTGGACAACGTCAACGTATCGGAATCGCACGTGCATTAGCTGTAGAACCTGAGTTCATCATTGCCGATGAGCCGATCTCTGCACTTGACGTATCAATTCAAGCGCAAGTAGTAAACTTAATGAAAAAGCTGCAACGTGAAAAAGGGTTAACATACCTATTCATCGCGCATGACTTATCAATGGTAAAATACATCTCTGATCGTATCGGAGTAATGTATGCTGGTAAACTTGTTGAGTTAGCAGATAGTGAAGAGCTGTATCGTAACCCGATGCACCCTTACACAAAAGCATTATTATCAGCAATTCCTCTTCCAGATCCAGATACAGAGCGTACGCGCAAGCGTATGGTATTTGATCAAAGTCAATTAGATGACAGTGAAGAGCCAGAATTCCGTGAAGTAACTCCAGATCACTGGATTTCTTGTACAACGAAGGAATTTGAAAAACTCGTACAATTATAA
- a CDS encoding ABC transporter ATP-binding protein, with amino-acid sequence MDTILEVKNLQVSFDTYAGEVQAVRGVSFDLRKGETLAIVGESGSGKSVTSKSLMRLIPSPPGRIKNGEVLFEGKDLTKLSEREMQSIRGSEIAMIFQDPMTSLNPTMTIGKQITEGLRKHQGLSASAAKVRAIELLDLVGIPSPETRISQYPHQFSGGMRQRVVIAIALSCNPKILIADEPTTALDVTIQAQILELLKDLQDKLGMAVIFITHDLGVVANIADRVAVMYAGKIVETGLVEEVFYNPQHPYTWGLLGSMPSVDTSDEELIAIPGTPPDLLNPPVGDAFALRSEYAMNIDFKLEPPMFKVTDTHFAATWLLHENAPKVEPPGIIQKRKKVRK; translated from the coding sequence ATGGATACTATTTTAGAAGTTAAAAATTTACAAGTTTCTTTTGATACGTATGCTGGAGAAGTTCAGGCAGTTCGTGGAGTGAGCTTTGATTTACGAAAAGGGGAGACACTTGCGATCGTAGGTGAATCTGGTTCAGGAAAATCTGTTACATCTAAAAGTTTAATGCGCCTTATCCCAAGTCCTCCGGGAAGAATTAAAAACGGTGAAGTTTTATTTGAAGGGAAAGATTTAACGAAGCTTTCAGAACGTGAGATGCAATCAATCCGTGGATCTGAAATCGCAATGATTTTCCAAGATCCAATGACGTCATTAAACCCGACAATGACTATAGGGAAACAAATTACAGAAGGTCTACGTAAACATCAAGGACTTAGTGCATCTGCTGCAAAAGTTCGTGCAATCGAGTTATTAGATTTAGTTGGTATTCCAAGCCCAGAAACTAGAATTAGCCAATATCCTCATCAGTTCTCAGGTGGAATGAGGCAACGTGTTGTAATTGCTATTGCATTATCTTGTAACCCGAAAATATTAATTGCCGATGAGCCAACTACTGCGTTAGATGTTACAATTCAAGCGCAAATTCTTGAGTTATTAAAAGATTTACAAGATAAATTAGGTATGGCTGTTATTTTTATAACACATGATTTAGGCGTCGTTGCAAATATTGCTGATCGGGTTGCAGTTATGTATGCGGGAAAGATAGTTGAAACAGGATTAGTGGAAGAAGTGTTCTATAATCCACAGCACCCATACACTTGGGGGCTCTTAGGTTCCATGCCAAGTGTTGATACATCTGATGAAGAGTTAATCGCAATTCCAGGAACACCACCTGACCTTCTTAATCCACCAGTTGGAGATGCTTTTGCTCTTCGAAGTGAATATGCGATGAATATCGATTTTAAGCTTGAGCCACCGATGTTTAAAGTGACGGATACACATTTTGCTGCGACATGGCTTTTACATGAAAATGCACCAAAAGTTGAGCCACCAGGGATCATTCAAAAAAGAAAAAAAGTGAGAAAGTAG
- the opp3C gene encoding oligopeptide ABC transporter permease: MKLTSEMFEPAKINMDESEKINRKSLTFWQDAWIRLKKNRGAIGGLFVIIFIIFMSLVGPYFNEHGIDDQNIYRKNLPPKVPVLETIVPWLGFTGNNIKGEDEYARKYYKNLETAKEYREIRRIPEGETDQTLQDIQEFNPNTDYFWFGTDDLGRDVFTRVWYGTRISLYIAFLVAFIDLIIGVVYGGVSAYYGGRIDNVMQRIVEILIGIPNLILIIFFILVLDPGILSITLAMVITGWVGMSRIVRGQLLKLKEQEFVLASRTLGASDSRLIFKHLIPNTLGPIIITVMFTVPGAIFFEAFLSFIGLGLQPPIASLGVIVNDGFKWMTTYPHTAFVGSAVISALMISFNIFGDGLRDALDPKMRT, translated from the coding sequence ATGAAACTAACATCTGAAATGTTTGAGCCAGCAAAAATAAATATGGATGAAAGTGAAAAGATTAATAGAAAAAGTTTAACATTTTGGCAAGATGCATGGATTCGCTTGAAGAAGAATAGAGGGGCAATCGGAGGGTTGTTTGTTATCATCTTCATCATTTTTATGTCTTTAGTTGGACCTTATTTTAATGAGCATGGCATTGATGACCAAAATATTTACCGGAAAAACTTACCACCCAAAGTACCTGTCCTTGAAACGATTGTTCCATGGTTAGGGTTCACAGGAAACAATATAAAAGGTGAAGATGAATATGCAAGAAAGTATTATAAAAACCTTGAAACAGCAAAAGAATATCGGGAAATACGCCGTATTCCAGAAGGAGAAACAGATCAAACGCTTCAAGATATTCAAGAGTTTAATCCAAATACAGATTATTTCTGGTTTGGTACAGATGACTTAGGTCGTGATGTCTTCACACGTGTATGGTATGGGACTCGAATTTCTTTATATATCGCCTTCTTAGTTGCATTCATTGATTTAATCATTGGTGTAGTATACGGTGGCGTATCGGCTTACTATGGGGGCCGTATCGATAATGTCATGCAACGAATCGTGGAAATATTAATAGGGATTCCGAATTTAATTTTAATTATCTTTTTTATTCTAGTTCTAGACCCTGGGATTCTCTCTATTACTCTAGCAATGGTAATAACCGGTTGGGTAGGCATGTCCCGTATTGTTCGAGGGCAACTTCTAAAATTAAAAGAACAAGAATTCGTGCTTGCATCAAGAACATTAGGGGCAAGTGACAGTCGCTTAATTTTTAAACATTTAATTCCGAATACTTTAGGACCAATTATTATTACTGTTATGTTTACGGTTCCTGGAGCTATATTTTTTGAAGCATTTTTAAGTTTTATCGGACTTGGACTTCAACCACCTATCGCATCATTAGGGGTTATTGTTAATGACGGATTTAAATGGATGACAACATATCCTCATACTGCTTTTGTAGGTTCTGCTGTCATTTCAGCGCTTATGATTAGTTTTAATATCTTTGGTGACGGTCTGCGTGATGCGTTAGACCCGAAAATGAGAACATAG
- a CDS encoding vanadium-dependent haloperoxidase: MKYSYNRWSSLPYAGEKVPPQNPEEPLAGSWPLKYLKRDSDGKILSPEGKVIRFHLKDPRKINWKEELKYVHSTLNNLTDRQKEVADYWGTGVATKQWTPVIDRLIDTYGVTAPHAARILDTCHAAINDSFVVTWFLKYKLDVARPNQIDPDLATFLCTPRHPTYPSGHSVIAGCAETVLSYYFPTECNQLAELAEECAVSRLYGGVHFPVDNDEGLRLGRQIGLLVVKELEKQRNANDEAVDTRYTDSRSAKLPPITYEQVIPFDFRKICDSKLLPKDDVSNFNYIYKKWRKILW; this comes from the coding sequence ATGAAATACTCATATAACCGTTGGTCTTCTTTACCTTACGCTGGGGAAAAAGTTCCCCCGCAAAATCCAGAAGAACCACTAGCAGGATCTTGGCCATTAAAATATTTAAAAAGAGACAGTGATGGGAAAATTCTATCTCCTGAAGGAAAAGTCATTCGATTTCATTTAAAAGATCCACGTAAAATCAATTGGAAAGAAGAACTTAAATATGTTCACAGTACTCTAAACAATTTAACAGATCGGCAAAAAGAAGTAGCTGATTATTGGGGTACTGGAGTTGCAACAAAGCAATGGACTCCAGTTATTGATAGGTTAATAGATACGTATGGTGTAACTGCGCCACACGCGGCTAGAATCTTAGATACGTGCCATGCCGCTATAAACGATAGTTTTGTTGTAACTTGGTTCTTAAAATATAAACTAGATGTTGCTAGACCAAACCAAATAGACCCTGACCTTGCTACCTTTTTATGTACACCAAGACATCCAACTTATCCTTCAGGACACTCTGTAATAGCAGGTTGTGCTGAGACTGTTTTAAGCTACTACTTTCCAACAGAATGTAATCAACTAGCAGAATTAGCTGAAGAGTGTGCTGTTTCGCGCCTTTATGGTGGCGTTCACTTTCCTGTAGATAATGATGAAGGATTGCGATTAGGTAGACAAATTGGATTACTAGTAGTAAAAGAGTTAGAAAAGCAAAGAAATGCAAATGATGAAGCAGTTGATACACGTTACACAGATTCCCGTTCTGCTAAATTACCACCAATCACCTACGAACAAGTCATTCCTTTTGATTTCCGTAAGATATGTGATTCAAAATTATTACCAAAAGATGATGTCAGTAACTTTAATTATATCTATAAAAAGTGGCGAAAAATTCTTTGGTAA